One Mobula birostris isolate sMobBir1 chromosome 4, sMobBir1.hap1, whole genome shotgun sequence DNA window includes the following coding sequences:
- the LOC140196075 gene encoding uncharacterized protein, translated as MDQTELQKGNNLHNLIRSRSRRCPYNRQNRGMYQGFPNGKGTSMHYSSTPLSSGWEWLFGKVFDNRLGSKSSGENGNGQGNGQGGNGQGLNSNMNRQGGNDQGLNANGNGQGGNGQGLNANGNGQSGNSQGLNSNGNGQGGNGQGLNGNGNGQGGNANSYDEDEDENGEESEENDEEDKNVQNGNGQGSNSIANGQGGNGQESNNNANGQGSDSQGGNAQGANGQGSNNNGFNQYENGQGSNGNGYGQVGNGQGADFNGYVQGGYGKGSNGNGYGQGGYGQGSNGNGYGQGGYGQGSNGNGYGQGGYGQGSNSNGYGQGGNGQGSDFNGYIQGGYGKGSNGNGYSQRGYGQWHNNNGYDQEGYGQGSNGKGYDQSGYSQGSNGNGYDQGGYGQGSNGIGFGQGGNGQGSNSNGYGQGSNGNGYYQGGKGQGSNGNGYGQGGYSQGLNGKEDNQAGYGQGSNFNGYGQGGYGQGSDVNGYDQFGNIQGSNSKGYGQSGNGQGSNSNGYGQRRNSFGMNNNMINAHGNAQEGSPNPAIELLKRHYRKRDTSSDAAYISAIKKLYSRRLHPVFRYSLIRQRTKKP; from the exons ATGGACCAAA CAGAGCTCCAAAAGGGAAACAACCTGCACAATTTAATTCGATCAAGGTCCCGTCGCTGTCCCTACAACAGGCAAAACCGTGGGATGTACCAAGGATTTCCTAATGGCAAAGGCACATCAATGCATTACAGTTCTACACCACTGTCCAGTGGTTGGGAATGGCTATTTGGCAAAGTGTTTGACAATAGGTTAGGGTCAAAAAGCAGTGGAGAAAATGGGAATGGTCAAGGGAATGGACAAGGTGGAAATGGTCAAGGGTTAAATAGCAATATGAATAGACAAGGTGGAAATGATCAAGGGTTAAATGCCAATGGGAATGGACAAGGTGGAAATGGTCAAGGGTTAAATGCCAATGGGAACGGACAAAGTGGAAATAGTCAAGGGTTAAATAGCAATGGGAATGGACAAGGTGGAAATGGTCAAGGGTTAAATGGCAATGGGAATGGGCAAGGTGGAAATGCTAATAGTTATGATGAAGATGAAGATGAAAATGGTGAGGAAAGTGAAGAAAATGATGAGGAGGATAAGAATGTTCAAAATGGAAATGGCCAAGGATCAAACAGTATTGCAAATGGCCAAGGGGGTAATGGTCAAGAGTCAAACAATAATGCAAATGGCCAAGGAAGTGATAGTCAAGGGGGTAATGCTCAAGGGGCTAATGGACAAGGGTCAAACAACAATGGATTTAATCAATATGAAAATGGTCAAGGATCAAATGGAAATGGATATGGCCAAGTTGGGAATGGTCAAGGGGCAGACTTCAATGGTTATGTGCAAGGGGGATATGGTAAAGGATCAAATGGCAATGGATATGGCCAAGGGGGGTACGGTCAAGGGTCAAATGGCAATGGATATGGCCAAGGGGGGTACGGTCAAGGGTCAAATGGCAATGGATATGGCCAAGGGGGGTACGGTCAAGGGTCAAATAGCAATGGATATGGCCAGGGCGGGAATGGTCAAGGGTCAGACTTCAATGGATATATCCAAGGGGGATATGGTAAAGGATCAAATGGTAATGGATACAGCCAAAGGGGATATGGTCAATGGCATAACAATAATGGATATGACCAAGAAGGCTATGGACAAGGGTCAAATGGTAAGGGATATGACCAATCGGGGTACAGTCAAGGTTCAAATGGTAATGGATATGACCAAGGAGGATATGGTCAAGGGTCAAATGGTATTGGATTTGGCCAAGGGGGAAATGGTCAAGGGTCAAATAGTAATGGATATGGACAGGGGTCAAATGGGAATGGGTATTATCAAGGGGGGAAAGGTCAAGGGTCAAATGGTAATGGGTATGGCCAAGGAGGATATAGTCAAGGGTTAAATGGCAAAGAGGATAACCAAGCAGGATATGGTCAAGGGTCTAACTTCAATGGGTATGGCCAAGGGGGGTATGGTCAAGGGTCAGATGTCAATGGGTATGACCAGTTTGGGAATATTCAAGGATCAAACTCCAAAGGGTATGGCCAAAGTGGTAATGGTCAAGGATCAAACTCCAATGGGTATGGCCAAA GAAGGAATAGCTTTGGAATGAATAATAATATGATTAATGCACATGGTAATGCACAAGAGGGCAGCCCCAATCCTGCTATAGAGTTACTGAAAAGGCATTATAGGAAAAGGGATACGTCTTCTGATGCAGCGTATATTTCAGCCATTAAAAAACTATATTCTCGGAGACTACATCCAGTTTTCAGGTACAGCCTTATACGCCAAAGAACTAAAAAACCATGA